The following coding sequences lie in one Pseudomonas svalbardensis genomic window:
- a CDS encoding aminotransferase-like domain-containing protein, with translation MTNLLLYQRIAQQLAEDIRRGVYQPGERVPSVRKMSSQLNVSHATVLQAYANLEDQGLIRARPQSGYYVHQTPALTAPTPDIARVERPGLVTRSSIIQQVLVESRREGVFPLGAAVPSVDYLPVRALHQQLAKVTRFHSPRAFSYMFSPGFEPLRRQVAIRMRDAGVVVDPSEVVITHGCVDALQMSLRVLTRPGDLIAAESPTYYGLLQLADLLGLKVIEIPSDPATGMSLEALQLAANQWSIKALVLTTRLSNPLGGTMPEERQKQLLRLASDFDIQIVEDDIYGELMFEQGRTKSLKAYDRLDRVIYCSSFSKTLSPGVRIGWMIAGKYQQEIQRLQTFSTHSACSVTQMGIAAYLENGGYDRHLRYIRQEYRKNLSAFQLAVQQYFPEGTQMTRPTGGFILWVSLPGRVNTQELHVRALQQGISIAPGLIFSNTEQFNHCIRLNCGTPWNREAERALMTLGMLATQLCQEMVGGF, from the coding sequence ATGACCAATCTCTTGCTCTACCAACGTATTGCTCAACAACTGGCCGAAGACATCCGCCGTGGCGTCTATCAACCGGGGGAGCGCGTGCCTTCGGTGCGCAAGATGAGCTCGCAGCTCAACGTCAGCCATGCGACGGTGTTGCAGGCTTACGCCAACCTCGAGGATCAGGGGCTGATCCGCGCCCGGCCGCAGTCCGGTTACTACGTGCACCAGACCCCGGCCCTGACCGCGCCGACACCGGACATCGCCCGGGTCGAGCGTCCAGGTCTGGTCACTCGCAGCAGCATCATCCAACAAGTTCTGGTCGAATCCCGCCGCGAGGGTGTGTTTCCCTTGGGCGCGGCGGTACCGAGCGTTGATTATCTGCCGGTGCGGGCGCTGCATCAGCAACTGGCCAAAGTCACCCGTTTCCATAGCCCGCGGGCGTTCAGCTACATGTTCAGCCCGGGTTTCGAACCCTTGCGCCGACAAGTGGCGATCCGCATGCGCGATGCCGGCGTGGTGGTCGATCCGTCGGAAGTGGTGATTACCCACGGCTGCGTCGATGCGTTGCAGATGTCCCTGCGTGTGCTGACTCGCCCGGGCGACCTGATCGCCGCCGAATCGCCGACCTACTACGGTTTGCTGCAACTGGCTGACCTGCTGGGCCTCAAGGTCATCGAGATTCCGAGCGATCCGGCCACCGGTATGAGCCTCGAAGCTTTGCAGCTGGCGGCCAACCAGTGGTCGATCAAGGCGCTGGTGCTGACCACTCGTTTGAGCAATCCATTGGGCGGCACCATGCCCGAAGAGCGGCAGAAGCAACTGCTGCGTCTGGCCTCGGATTTCGATATCCAGATTGTGGAAGACGATATCTACGGCGAACTGATGTTCGAGCAGGGGCGCACCAAATCACTTAAAGCCTACGATCGGCTGGATCGAGTGATCTATTGCTCAAGCTTCTCCAAAACCCTGTCGCCGGGCGTGCGGATCGGCTGGATGATTGCCGGCAAGTACCAGCAGGAAATCCAGCGTTTGCAGACCTTCAGCACCCATTCAGCCTGCAGCGTCACGCAGATGGGCATTGCGGCGTACCTGGAGAACGGTGGTTACGACCGGCATTTGCGCTACATCCGTCAGGAGTACCGCAAGAACCTCAGCGCTTTCCAGCTGGCGGTTCAGCAATACTTCCCGGAAGGCACACAGATGACCCGGCCGACCGGCGGCTTCATTCTGTGGGTCAGCCTGCCGGGGCGGGTCAACACGCAGGAGCTGCACGTTCGTGCGTTGCAGCAGGGCATCAGCATCGCGCCGGGGCTGATTTTCAGTAACACCGAGCAGTTCAACCACTGCATTCGGCTGAACTGCGGCACACCCTGGAACCGTGAAGCCGAACGTGCATTGATGACCTTGGGCATGCTCGCCACTCAGCTCTGTCAGGAGATGGTCGGCGGCTTTTGA
- a CDS encoding OmpA family protein: protein MSLKTKALGGLILAGCASLYGCAGQHSEAALQQASTDFQKVKEDSNVLRIAPKDVIRAGESLARADRLSSYWGSGSDVLHYAYLSERYSEIAREHTNQVLNEERAAKLELERQRLQLALRESKLLSVQQQGKWLEEQIVALATTQTDRGLVMTLGDVLFDTGEAELKNSANRVVLKIVQFLQLNPKRVVRIEGYADSTGGKQENLKLSRDRAQSVADVLMDLGIDDKRIQVEGYGDEYPVDVNASERGRAQNRRVEIVFSDEKGQLGAAR, encoded by the coding sequence ATGAGCCTCAAGACCAAAGCCCTGGGCGGTTTGATCCTGGCAGGCTGCGCCAGCCTCTATGGTTGTGCCGGTCAGCACAGCGAGGCCGCGTTGCAGCAGGCCAGTACTGACTTCCAGAAGGTCAAGGAAGATTCCAACGTGCTGCGAATCGCGCCCAAGGACGTGATTCGTGCTGGTGAGTCGCTGGCCCGCGCCGATCGTCTGTCCAGTTACTGGGGCAGTGGATCGGACGTGCTGCATTACGCTTACCTGAGTGAGCGCTATAGCGAAATCGCGCGCGAACACACCAATCAGGTGCTCAACGAAGAACGTGCGGCGAAGCTCGAACTGGAGCGTCAGCGCCTGCAGCTAGCCTTGCGCGAATCCAAACTGCTCAGCGTGCAGCAGCAGGGCAAGTGGCTCGAAGAACAGATTGTCGCGCTGGCGACCACCCAGACCGACCGTGGCCTGGTGATGACCTTGGGCGACGTGCTGTTCGACACGGGCGAAGCGGAGTTGAAAAACTCGGCGAACCGCGTGGTGTTGAAGATCGTGCAGTTCCTGCAGCTCAACCCCAAGCGCGTAGTGCGCATCGAAGGTTATGCCGACAGTACCGGCGGCAAGCAGGAAAACCTCAAGCTGTCCCGTGACCGTGCACAATCGGTGGCGGACGTGCTGATGGATTTGGGCATCGATGATAAACGTATTCAGGTCGAAGGTTACGGTGATGAATATCCGGTCGACGTGAACGCCTCCGAACGGGGACGTGCACAGAACCGTCGGGTAGAAATTGTGTTCTCTGACGAAAAAGGCCAGCTCGGCGCTGCCCGCTAA
- a CDS encoding DUF4398 domain-containing protein — protein MSIRPLFAALAVLALAGCAADPAPNEQMRLTEQALEQAKAVGATAADVPEMKLAEDKFNRAKGSMNDQSFKNARMRAEQAELDARLAEARVLTLKSEEQLNVLNTRITRVRKQLGDAQ, from the coding sequence GTGAGTATTCGACCTCTTTTCGCTGCCCTGGCCGTTCTGGCTCTGGCGGGTTGTGCAGCCGATCCGGCGCCGAATGAACAAATGCGCCTGACCGAACAGGCACTCGAACAGGCCAAGGCTGTAGGCGCCACCGCCGCCGACGTGCCGGAAATGAAACTGGCTGAAGACAAGTTCAACCGCGCCAAGGGCAGCATGAACGACCAATCCTTCAAGAACGCGCGCATGCGGGCCGAGCAGGCCGAACTGGACGCGCGTCTGGCCGAAGCCCGGGTTCTGACCCTCAAGAGCGAGGAGCAGTTGAACGTGCTTAATACCCGCATCACTCGTGTGCGCAAGCAACTGGGAGATGCCCAATGA
- a CDS encoding substrate-binding periplasmic protein, producing the protein MDLRRVYGWSLLLGLTLLPALSVAAGKCERLVVTGSPDAPPYLWQDPQNPKHLIGASADLLQQVAGELGIKVELLYAGKRSQALDEVRSGRMDMLADASLTVSELGTLDYIHPPLLENDYLVWTRKDSTLVYNEAQDLHGHPGALSEKSRMTPAFGVFAEQQLTLARTPNLTQAFQKLLLGEVEFVLAGRYSGMAAAQTLNLANDLIARPQPIDKPGLFLAVSHNSACNDPWLRGQLAKKMTELPASGLTEAVLQRNIERWKAQLSQPQQPPVSTPKQ; encoded by the coding sequence ATGGATCTGCGCCGCGTTTACGGCTGGTCATTGCTGCTGGGTCTGACGTTGTTGCCGGCGCTGTCCGTCGCCGCGGGCAAGTGCGAGCGCCTGGTGGTGACCGGCAGCCCGGACGCGCCGCCGTACCTGTGGCAAGACCCGCAAAACCCCAAGCACCTGATCGGCGCCAGCGCTGACCTGTTGCAGCAAGTGGCGGGGGAGCTGGGAATCAAGGTCGAACTGCTTTACGCCGGCAAACGCTCTCAGGCTCTGGACGAAGTGCGCAGTGGACGAATGGACATGCTGGCGGATGCGTCATTGACGGTCAGCGAACTGGGCACTCTGGATTACATTCATCCGCCGTTACTGGAAAACGATTACCTGGTCTGGACCCGCAAAGACTCGACGCTGGTCTACAACGAAGCGCAGGACCTTCACGGTCATCCCGGCGCGTTGTCGGAAAAGTCTCGTATGACCCCGGCATTTGGCGTGTTCGCCGAGCAGCAATTGACCCTCGCACGCACGCCTAACCTGACCCAGGCCTTTCAGAAGTTGCTGCTGGGCGAGGTGGAATTTGTCCTGGCCGGACGCTACTCGGGCATGGCGGCCGCGCAGACACTTAACCTAGCCAACGACCTGATCGCCCGTCCTCAACCGATCGACAAACCCGGCCTGTTCCTCGCGGTTTCCCACAACTCCGCCTGCAACGATCCGTGGTTGCGCGGACAGCTGGCCAAAAAGATGACAGAATTGCCCGCGTCCGGACTGACGGAAGCCGTGCTGCAACGCAATATCGAGCGCTGGAAGGCGCAGCTCTCACAACCGCAGCAACCACCTGTCAGTACCCCAAAACAGTAG
- a CDS encoding electron transfer flavoprotein subunit alpha/FixB family protein has product MTILVIAEHDNKVVAPATLNTVAAAAKIGGDIHVLVAGQNVGAVAEAAAKIAGVAKVLVADNAAYAHQLPENVAPLVAELGKGYSHILAAATSNGKNILPRVAAQLDVDQISEIISVESADTFKRPIYAGNAIATVQSNAAVKVITVRATGFDPVAAEGGSAAVEAVAAAHDAGISSFVGEELAKSDRPELTAAKIVVSGGRGMQNGDNFKHLYALADKLGAAVGASRAAVDAGFVPNDMQVGQTGKIVAPQLYIAVGISGAIQHLAGMKDSKVIVAINKDEEAPIFQVADYGLVADLFEAIPEFEKLV; this is encoded by the coding sequence ATGACTATCTTGGTAATCGCTGAGCACGACAACAAGGTTGTGGCTCCTGCCACCCTGAACACCGTTGCTGCTGCCGCCAAAATTGGTGGCGACATTCACGTTCTGGTCGCTGGCCAGAATGTGGGTGCTGTTGCTGAAGCCGCTGCGAAAATCGCTGGCGTGGCTAAAGTGCTGGTGGCCGACAACGCCGCCTACGCTCATCAACTGCCGGAAAACGTTGCGCCGCTGGTGGCCGAATTGGGCAAGGGCTACAGCCACATCCTGGCTGCCGCGACTTCCAACGGCAAAAACATCCTGCCGCGCGTTGCCGCTCAGCTGGACGTTGACCAGATCTCCGAGATCATCTCGGTCGAAAGCGCTGACACTTTCAAGCGCCCGATCTACGCCGGTAACGCCATTGCTACCGTTCAATCGAACGCCGCAGTAAAAGTGATCACCGTGCGTGCTACCGGTTTCGACCCGGTCGCTGCTGAAGGTGGTTCGGCGGCTGTTGAAGCCGTTGCGGCTGCTCACGATGCTGGTATTTCCAGCTTCGTCGGCGAAGAACTGGCCAAGTCCGATCGTCCGGAACTGACCGCTGCCAAGATCGTCGTTTCCGGCGGTCGCGGCATGCAGAACGGCGACAACTTCAAACACCTGTACGCCCTGGCCGACAAGCTGGGCGCTGCTGTCGGTGCTTCCCGCGCCGCGGTCGATGCAGGTTTTGTACCCAACGACATGCAGGTCGGTCAGACCGGCAAGATCGTTGCTCCACAGCTGTACATCGCCGTCGGTATCTCCGGCGCGATCCAGCACCTGGCCGGCATGAAAGACTCCAAAGTGATCGTTGCGATCAACAAGGACGAAGAAGCGCCGATCTTCCAGGTGGCCGATTACGGCCTGGTAGCGGACCTGTTCGAAGCCATCCCTGAGTTCGAGAAGCTGGTCTAA
- a CDS encoding electron transfer flavoprotein subunit beta/FixA family protein, with translation MKVLVAVKRVVDYNVKVRVKADNSGVDLANVKMSMNPFCEIAVEEAVRLKEKGVATEIVVVSIGPSTAQEQLRTALALGADRAILVESAEDLTSLAVAKLLKAVVDKEQPQLVILGKQAIDSDNNQTGQMLAALSGYGQGTFASKVEISGDTVAVTREVDGGAQTVSLKLPAIVTTDLRLNEPRYASLPNIMKAKKKPLEVLTPDALGVSTASTNKTVKVEAPAARSAGIKVKSVAELVEKLKNEAKVI, from the coding sequence ATGAAGGTTCTTGTAGCTGTCAAACGCGTTGTGGATTACAACGTCAAGGTTCGCGTCAAGGCGGACAATTCCGGCGTCGACCTCGCCAACGTCAAGATGTCGATGAACCCGTTCTGCGAAATCGCAGTGGAAGAAGCCGTACGCCTGAAAGAGAAAGGTGTTGCGACTGAAATCGTCGTCGTCTCCATCGGCCCGTCCACCGCTCAAGAGCAACTGCGCACCGCGCTGGCTCTGGGTGCCGACCGCGCCATCCTCGTCGAATCCGCTGAAGACCTGACTTCGCTGGCCGTTGCCAAGCTGCTCAAGGCTGTTGTCGACAAGGAACAGCCTCAGCTGGTGATCCTTGGCAAACAAGCCATCGACAGCGACAACAACCAGACCGGCCAGATGCTCGCGGCATTGAGCGGCTACGGTCAGGGCACGTTCGCGTCCAAAGTCGAAATCAGCGGCGACACGGTTGCCGTGACTCGCGAAGTCGACGGCGGCGCGCAGACGGTTTCCCTGAAACTGCCGGCCATCGTCACCACCGACCTGCGTTTGAACGAGCCGCGCTACGCGTCCCTGCCAAACATCATGAAAGCCAAGAAGAAGCCTCTCGAAGTGCTGACTCCGGACGCTTTGGGCGTTTCCACCGCCTCCACCAACAAGACCGTGAAAGTCGAAGCGCCAGCTGCACGCAGCGCGGGTATCAAGGTCAAGTCGGTGGCTGAACTGGTCGAGAAACTGAAAAACGAAGCGAAGGTAATCTAA
- a CDS encoding electron transfer flavoprotein-ubiquinone oxidoreductase, with protein sequence MEREYMEFDVVIVGAGPAGLSAACRLKQKAAEAGKEISVCVVEKGSEVGAHILSGAVFEPRALNELFPDWKELGAPLNTPVTRDDIFVLKNADSAQKIPDLFVPKTMHNEGNYIISLGNLCRWLAQQAENLGVEIYPGFAAQEALFDENGVVRGIITGDLGVDREGHPKEGLYTPGMELRGKYTLFAEGCRGHIGKQLIKRFNLDSDADAQHYGIGLKEIWEIDPTKHQPGLVVHTAGWPLDIMGTENTGGSFLYHLENNQVVVGLIVDLSYSNTYLSPFDEFQRLKHHPVLKQYLEGGKRISYGARAISKGGLNSLPKMVFKGGALIGCDLGTLNFAKIKGSHTAMKSGMLAAESVAEALYAEKDGTEELTTYVDAFKKSWLYDELFASRNFGPAIHKFGAIVGGGFNWLDQNIFGGKLPFTLHDTKPDYACLKLAADCKKIDYPKPDGKISFDKLSSVFISGTNHEEEQPCHLKLTDPSIPIAKNLPLYDEPAQRYCPAGVYEVVTKEDGEKRFQINAQNCVHCKTCDIKDPAQNITWVAPEGSGGPTYPNM encoded by the coding sequence GTGGAACGCGAATACATGGAATTCGACGTGGTCATCGTCGGTGCCGGCCCCGCTGGTCTTTCCGCCGCCTGCCGATTGAAGCAGAAGGCCGCCGAAGCCGGTAAGGAAATCAGCGTCTGCGTGGTCGAAAAAGGCTCCGAAGTGGGTGCTCACATCCTGTCCGGTGCCGTGTTCGAACCACGCGCCCTGAACGAATTGTTCCCGGACTGGAAAGAACTCGGCGCCCCGCTGAATACGCCAGTCACCCGCGATGACATCTTCGTTCTCAAGAACGCCGACAGCGCGCAAAAGATTCCTGACCTCTTTGTGCCCAAGACCATGCACAACGAAGGCAACTACATCATCTCCCTGGGCAACCTGTGCCGCTGGCTGGCTCAGCAGGCCGAAAACCTGGGCGTGGAAATCTACCCAGGCTTCGCCGCTCAGGAGGCGCTGTTCGACGAAAACGGCGTGGTTCGCGGGATTATCACCGGTGATCTGGGCGTTGACCGCGAAGGCCATCCGAAAGAAGGCCTGTACACCCCGGGCATGGAACTGCGTGGCAAGTACACGCTGTTCGCCGAAGGTTGCCGTGGCCATATCGGCAAGCAACTGATCAAGCGCTTCAACCTCGACAGCGATGCCGACGCCCAGCACTACGGCATCGGCCTGAAAGAAATCTGGGAAATCGACCCGACCAAGCATCAACCAGGTCTGGTGGTCCACACCGCCGGCTGGCCGCTGGACATCATGGGCACCGAGAACACCGGTGGCTCGTTCCTCTATCACCTGGAAAACAACCAAGTTGTAGTCGGTCTGATCGTCGATCTTTCCTACAGCAACACCTACCTGTCGCCATTCGACGAGTTCCAGCGCCTCAAGCATCACCCAGTGCTCAAGCAGTACCTGGAAGGCGGCAAGCGCATCAGCTACGGCGCTCGCGCCATCAGCAAAGGTGGCCTGAACTCCCTGCCGAAAATGGTCTTCAAGGGCGGCGCGCTGATCGGTTGCGACCTCGGCACCCTGAACTTCGCCAAGATCAAAGGCAGCCACACCGCCATGAAGTCCGGCATGCTCGCCGCTGAATCCGTGGCCGAGGCGCTGTACGCTGAAAAGGACGGCACCGAAGAGCTGACCACTTACGTCGACGCGTTCAAGAAGAGCTGGCTCTACGACGAACTGTTCGCCAGCCGCAACTTTGGTCCGGCGATCCACAAGTTCGGCGCCATCGTCGGCGGCGGTTTCAACTGGCTCGACCAGAACATCTTCGGCGGCAAACTGCCGTTCACCTTGCACGACACCAAGCCGGACTACGCTTGCCTCAAGCTTGCGGCCGACTGCAAGAAAATCGACTACCCGAAACCGGACGGCAAGATCAGCTTCGACAAACTCAGCTCGGTGTTCATCTCCGGTACCAACCATGAAGAAGAGCAGCCGTGCCACCTGAAGCTGACCGATCCGAGCATCCCGATCGCCAAGAACCTGCCGCTCTACGATGAGCCTGCCCAGCGTTACTGCCCGGCCGGCGTGTACGAAGTGGTAACCAAGGAAGACGGCGAGAAGCGCTTCCAGATCAACGCCCAGAACTGCGTTCACTGCAAGACCTGCGACATCAAGGATCCTGCACAGAACATCACCTGGGTGGCGCCGGAAGGCTCTGGCGGCCCGACTTATCCGAACATGTAA
- a CDS encoding AraC family transcriptional regulator — translation MLLTRHLDANATLVSLIQPLTTRDGFAPTALPGVQVLRASCDVARGPQIYEPSLVIIAQGSKLAYLGPRTLEYGAGHYLIQALPVPFECETFSAPDGPMLGVSIAIDRVLLGELVLAMGLAPGRSIAAQTPESMTSAVLDDAMRGCVERLLRCLHDPLECQVMGQARLRELLFVALRGPQADVLRALVEQQGQFARIAASLSHLHAHYTEPLNVETLASCANMSASTFHEHFKRSTLLSPVQYLKRLRLLRAQQLLLGEGLGVAQVAHRVGYQSTSQFSREYKRYFERNPGDERAA, via the coding sequence ATGTTGTTGACCCGTCATCTGGATGCCAATGCCACCCTGGTTTCATTGATACAGCCGCTGACCACCCGCGACGGTTTTGCTCCCACGGCGTTGCCGGGTGTGCAGGTTTTGCGGGCCAGTTGTGATGTGGCTCGCGGCCCGCAGATTTACGAGCCGAGTCTGGTGATCATCGCCCAGGGCAGCAAGCTGGCGTATCTGGGGCCGCGTACGCTGGAGTACGGCGCCGGGCATTATCTGATTCAGGCACTGCCGGTGCCGTTCGAGTGCGAAACGTTTTCGGCGCCGGATGGGCCGATGCTCGGGGTGTCCATCGCCATCGACCGGGTGTTGCTCGGTGAGTTGGTCTTGGCCATGGGCCTAGCGCCGGGGCGTAGTATTGCGGCGCAAACGCCAGAGTCCATGACCTCGGCGGTGCTCGACGATGCGATGCGTGGTTGTGTTGAGCGGCTGCTGCGTTGCCTGCACGATCCGCTGGAATGCCAGGTGATGGGGCAGGCGCGGTTGCGCGAGTTGTTGTTCGTCGCCTTGCGCGGGCCGCAAGCCGATGTGTTGCGGGCGCTGGTCGAGCAACAGGGGCAATTCGCCCGGATCGCGGCATCGCTCAGCCATCTGCATGCGCATTACACCGAGCCGCTGAACGTCGAAACCCTAGCCAGTTGCGCGAACATGAGTGCGTCGACCTTTCACGAGCATTTCAAACGCAGCACGTTGTTGTCGCCAGTGCAGTACTTGAAGCGTTTGCGTTTGCTCAGGGCCCAGCAGTTACTGCTGGGCGAGGGGTTGGGCGTGGCTCAGGTGGCGCATCGGGTCGGGTATCAAAGCACGTCGCAGTTCAGTCGCGAGTACAAGCGCTACTTCGAGCGTAATCCTGGTGATGAGCGTGCTGCTTGA